In a single window of the Cucurbita pepo subsp. pepo cultivar mu-cu-16 chromosome LG18, ASM280686v2, whole genome shotgun sequence genome:
- the LOC111780324 gene encoding uncharacterized protein LOC111780324 has product MWTSITTWFTPSSLFILVNAVIATIAITSRFTDDKSHHLHGGPVLLRPPSFLERVRSFNFSPYNYDHNPDPVSGPGPTMLERLKSITLNRSDSVREPETAPPPAEQSPEKTHHDHSISRSKSETQTQTQTQTPATSLRRRLQKSLSEKLPWASFTTAQSETGELVSEIERRRPATARAEIGEPETQEDGGDDDDKEVDVRADDFINKFKQQLKLQRLESLLRYRDMVKGEK; this is encoded by the coding sequence ATGTGGACTTCCATAACCACTTGGTTTACTCCCTCCTCCCTTTTCATCCTCGTCAACGCCGTCATCGCCACCATCGCCATCACCTCCCGTTTCACCGACGACAAATCCCACCATCTCCACGGCGGCCCTGTCCTCCTCCGCCCCCCTTCTTTCCTAGAAAGAGTCCGGTCCTTCAACTTCTCCCCCTACAACTACGACCACAATCCGGACCCGGTTTCGGGTCCGGGTCCGACGATGTTGGAGCGGCTCAAATCCATAACCCTCAACAGATCCGATTCAGTTCGTGAACCGGAAACTGCACCGCCGCCGGCAGAACAGAGTCCAGAGAAGACCCATCACGACCATTCCATCAGTCGGAGCAAATCcgaaacccaaacccaaacccaaacccaaactcCAGCGACAAGCTTACGGCGGCGGTTGCAGAAATCGCTGAGCGAGAAACTACCGTGGGCGTCGTTCACAACGGCACAGAGCGAAACAGGGGAACTAGTCAGCGAAATTGAACGGCGGCGTCCGGCGACGGCGAGAGCGGAGATTGGAGAACCAGAAACGCAGGAAGACGGCGGCGACGACGACGACAAGGAGGTGGATGTTAGAGCTGACGATTTCATCAACAAATTCAAACAGCAGCTGAAGTTGCAGAGGCTAGAATCTCTGCTGCGTTACAGAGACATGGTGAAGggcgaaaaataa